One Terriglobia bacterium genomic region harbors:
- the aroE gene encoding shikimate dehydrogenase has protein sequence MPRSVYESLCVPVAEPTARRALAAMEQAKKHARWIELRLDYLDSTRQIDELLSRLKGISHLRHTLIFTLRRRNAGGRFGGSIASQLLWLGRAATLGQWLDLEIETIRTQGTQIVSQLQRIGAKLIVSSHDFKETPTHLEHLAKQLLETGGDLIKIAVQANSLSDAARLLSMQCKLARRGHRSVVLGMGACGAVTRVLGPSQGAEFTYAALTRGKESASGQLTVSALEKIFRIDRINSRTRIYGLLGCPLSHSLSPALYNAAFAQLGINAIYLPFETGVLDDFPFWTKRLKVKGLSVTLPHKAGVVKFVSKQDPAARHVGVVNTLRRRQGRWFGYNTDARGIEKPLEELGLHLKESEVLLLGAGGAAQGVAAVLREKGAKVLILNRTLATAQKLARKFDHRVVRQENLRNHHFALIVNATSVGMWPEVNKVPIDLTEVSADVVFELIYNPPETRLLREARRRKMQTISGMKMFISQAEAQFKILTGKKLPTAIWQEIARRGFS, from the coding sequence TTGCCCCGATCCGTTTATGAGTCTCTGTGCGTACCCGTCGCGGAACCCACTGCACGACGTGCTTTAGCTGCGATGGAACAGGCGAAAAAGCATGCCCGATGGATTGAATTGCGGCTGGATTACCTCGATTCAACCCGCCAGATCGACGAACTACTCTCCCGGTTGAAGGGCATCTCTCATCTCCGGCATACCCTCATTTTTACACTCCGCAGGAGGAATGCGGGAGGAAGGTTTGGAGGGAGCATCGCCTCGCAGCTTCTCTGGTTGGGCCGGGCCGCCACCCTCGGACAGTGGCTGGATCTTGAGATTGAGACGATTCGGACACAGGGAACGCAAATCGTTTCGCAGTTGCAGCGAATCGGGGCCAAGCTGATCGTTTCCTCCCATGATTTCAAAGAGACTCCGACCCATTTGGAGCATCTTGCGAAACAGCTTCTGGAAACCGGCGGCGATTTGATTAAGATTGCAGTTCAGGCGAATTCACTCTCGGACGCAGCCCGCCTTTTGAGTATGCAGTGTAAGCTGGCTCGCCGGGGGCACCGCAGCGTCGTGCTCGGGATGGGTGCCTGTGGGGCGGTAACGCGGGTCCTCGGTCCCTCGCAGGGAGCGGAGTTCACCTACGCGGCCCTCACCCGGGGAAAGGAATCAGCGTCCGGGCAGTTGACCGTCTCGGCGTTGGAGAAAATCTTTCGAATTGACCGGATCAACTCGAGGACTCGGATCTATGGCCTTCTCGGCTGCCCCCTTTCCCACTCATTATCCCCTGCTCTCTACAATGCCGCATTTGCGCAACTGGGCATAAACGCAATTTATCTTCCGTTTGAAACTGGCGTGCTGGACGATTTTCCCTTCTGGACAAAACGGCTCAAGGTTAAAGGGCTCAGTGTCACCCTCCCCCACAAAGCAGGGGTCGTGAAGTTTGTGTCGAAGCAGGATCCTGCGGCGAGGCACGTCGGCGTTGTGAACACTCTGCGTCGAAGGCAAGGGCGGTGGTTCGGATATAACACGGATGCCCGGGGAATCGAGAAGCCTTTGGAGGAACTTGGACTCCACTTGAAGGAATCGGAGGTCCTGCTTCTGGGAGCGGGAGGCGCCGCCCAGGGGGTGGCGGCTGTTCTTCGCGAGAAGGGGGCGAAGGTCTTGATTTTGAACCGGACCCTCGCGACGGCTCAAAAACTGGCCAGGAAATTCGACCATCGAGTGGTTCGGCAGGAGAACCTGCGGAATCATCACTTTGCCCTCATCGTGAATGCCACCTCCGTCGGCATGTGGCCCGAGGTCAACAAGGTTCCCATTGACCTGACTGAGGTAAGTGCGGACGTTGTCTTTGAATTGATTTACAACCCGCCCGAAACGCGGTTGTTGCGGGAGGCACGGCGTCGAAAGATGCAAACCATTTCAGGAATGAAGATGTTCATTTCCCAAGCTGAAGCTCAATTTAAGATCCTGACCGGGAAGAAACTGCCCACCGCGATCTGGCAGGAGATCGCACGAAGGGGTTTTTCATGA
- the thrB gene encoding homoserine kinase, translating into MKASKANFQFLIRVPASTSNLGPGFDVLGLAVNLHLGVGVEPSAKGSNVLLFKGVGSDVLSQEGSNLILRVAQQVARAERVLLPPLRLTIHNEIPLARGLGSSAAAIVAGVSLAELFSRRPFPPSRILEYALEFESHPDNLAACLMGGLTAARLDPPRSAYFLPLSIDRRLKVVFVVPEFTVSTVKARRVLPRRYAREDVVTNLQNAVLLSQVLSKIPGHPLRRLFVDRMHQPFRASLVPGLQEALALPQLRGLVGVFLSGSGPTLAALATENYRTIGRALQNCFSKHGLSSTIAVLNVDRKGRSIKRLA; encoded by the coding sequence ATGAAGGCATCCAAAGCGAACTTTCAATTTCTGATCCGAGTCCCTGCCTCGACCTCCAACCTGGGACCGGGATTTGACGTCCTGGGGTTGGCCGTCAACCTCCACTTGGGGGTCGGTGTGGAGCCCTCTGCCAAAGGGTCGAATGTTCTCCTCTTCAAGGGGGTGGGCAGCGACGTGCTTTCGCAGGAAGGCTCCAACCTGATTCTCCGGGTCGCCCAGCAAGTGGCGCGCGCCGAAAGGGTCTTACTCCCTCCCCTGCGATTGACGATACACAATGAAATCCCCCTGGCTCGCGGGTTGGGAAGCAGCGCCGCCGCCATCGTGGCTGGAGTCTCCCTGGCAGAGCTATTCTCCCGGCGCCCGTTCCCTCCTTCCCGGATTCTGGAATATGCCCTGGAGTTTGAATCCCATCCCGACAACCTCGCCGCTTGCCTCATGGGCGGCCTAACGGCAGCGCGTCTCGATCCCCCGCGTTCCGCTTATTTCTTGCCGCTGTCCATCGATCGCCGTCTGAAAGTTGTTTTTGTCGTTCCTGAGTTTACTGTATCGACCGTCAAGGCTCGCCGGGTGCTACCGCGACGGTATGCAAGGGAGGATGTGGTAACCAACCTTCAAAACGCCGTTTTGCTTTCTCAGGTCCTGAGTAAGATCCCAGGCCACCCTTTACGACGCCTTTTCGTCGATCGGATGCATCAACCCTTCCGCGCTTCCCTGGTCCCGGGACTTCAGGAGGCGCTCGCCCTGCCCCAGCTCCGCGGTCTGGTCGGGGTCTTCCTGAGCGGGTCAGGACCAACACTGGCCGCTTTGGCTACTGAGAACTACCGAACCATCGGCCGCGCGCTCCAGAACTGCTTTTCAAAACATGGATTGTCATCTACAATTGCCGTTCTGAATGTCGATCGAAAAGGAAGAAGCATCAAGCGTCTCGCCTAA
- the hisZ gene encoding ATP phosphoribosyltransferase regulatory subunit — protein MDALTQIPLGTQVLLGEKARARRRVETMVTSVFEGWSYDEIIPPLFDYMDVFERGVGAELGKKVYRFLDREGNILALRPEFTSLVAKTVACRMSESPKPIRLYYSGEVLRYEPPRGGQQREFSQIGLEHIGGPRLEADVEVLAIAIEVLTRLGLKDFQINLGHMEYFAGIVERMGFEPAVLQRLRELIDIKDKTSLRAELGSLNLKDRRQATMLAIPDLTGGRAVLRRARELVSNERSVAALDHLERITRTLSALGFARHLTLDLSEVRGLEYYTGTVFRIFVPGLGFEVGGGGRYDKLFSNFGAAWHAVGFSFSLERLMQSARLRSIPRHPLRRFKLKPDHLRRQFADILRERRSGRRIKLE, from the coding sequence ATGGATGCATTGACACAGATCCCTTTGGGCACACAGGTCCTCCTGGGTGAAAAGGCGCGCGCCAGGCGGCGCGTCGAGACGATGGTCACGAGCGTCTTTGAGGGGTGGTCTTACGACGAGATCATTCCCCCACTCTTCGATTACATGGATGTTTTCGAGCGAGGGGTGGGCGCCGAGCTCGGGAAAAAGGTGTACCGTTTTCTCGATCGGGAGGGAAACATCCTGGCGCTTCGGCCCGAATTCACCTCGCTGGTCGCCAAAACCGTCGCCTGCCGGATGAGCGAGTCGCCGAAACCGATTCGCTTGTATTACTCAGGCGAGGTCCTGCGCTATGAGCCTCCGCGAGGGGGTCAACAGCGGGAATTCTCTCAGATCGGCCTGGAACATATCGGGGGACCCCGACTCGAGGCGGATGTCGAGGTCCTGGCAATTGCAATCGAGGTACTCACGCGGCTCGGCCTGAAGGATTTTCAAATCAATCTGGGTCACATGGAGTACTTTGCCGGCATCGTTGAGCGAATGGGTTTTGAACCCGCCGTTTTGCAGAGGCTTCGCGAACTGATCGACATCAAGGATAAGACCTCGCTCCGGGCAGAACTCGGCAGCCTGAATCTTAAGGACCGCCGTCAGGCCACCATGCTGGCCATCCCGGATCTGACCGGGGGACGCGCGGTCCTTCGCAGGGCGCGTGAACTGGTCAGCAATGAGCGTTCGGTCGCGGCATTGGACCATTTGGAAAGGATTACTCGAACCCTCTCCGCCCTGGGATTCGCCCGGCACTTGACCCTTGACCTCAGCGAAGTGCGCGGGCTGGAGTATTACACGGGAACGGTATTTCGCATCTTCGTTCCGGGACTCGGGTTTGAGGTTGGGGGCGGGGGACGCTATGACAAATTGTTCTCCAATTTCGGCGCGGCGTGGCACGCCGTGGGGTTCTCATTCAGCCTGGAGCGGTTGATGCAGAGCGCCCGCCTCAGATCTATCCCCCGTCATCCTTTGCGACGATTCAAGCTGAAGCCAGATCACCTGAGGCGACAATTCGCCGACATTCTCAGGGAACGACGGTCTGGCCGTCGGATCAAGCTGGAGTAG
- the hisG gene encoding ATP phosphoribosyltransferase — MLTVAISKGRLFDPSLEMFSQLGYRVHAREAESRKLVVVDRRGMIRFIYVKPADVPVYVEYGVADLGIVGLDVLLEASPDVHQPLDLKFGRCKIVVAALEGSKQGGEQDRVSTLRVATKYPRLAAEYFTRHGVPVEIIVLSGSIELAPVLGLADCIVDLVQTGVTLRQNGLKIVHVIGESSARLIVNRASYQLRREPISELLEQIERLVARGTTP, encoded by the coding sequence ATGTTAACCGTTGCCATCTCCAAAGGGCGATTGTTCGATCCATCCCTGGAAATGTTCTCACAGCTTGGATATCGGGTTCATGCCCGTGAGGCAGAGTCGCGCAAGCTGGTGGTTGTGGACCGCCGGGGCATGATTCGGTTCATTTATGTAAAACCCGCCGACGTGCCGGTTTACGTCGAGTATGGAGTCGCCGATTTGGGGATCGTCGGACTGGACGTGCTGTTGGAGGCCTCGCCCGATGTTCACCAGCCCCTGGATTTGAAATTTGGAAGATGCAAAATTGTCGTGGCAGCGCTCGAGGGGTCCAAACAGGGTGGCGAACAGGACAGAGTTTCCACCTTGCGCGTCGCCACCAAATATCCCCGCCTCGCCGCAGAATATTTCACCAGGCATGGCGTCCCGGTAGAGATTATTGTGCTCTCCGGGTCGATCGAACTCGCCCCGGTGCTCGGATTGGCAGACTGCATCGTGGATCTGGTACAGACGGGAGTTACACTGAGGCAAAACGGTTTGAAGATCGTCCATGTGATCGGCGAATCGTCGGCCCGGCTGATCGTCAATCGCGCCTCTTATCAACTGCGGCGCGAGCCAATTTCTGAATTGTTGGAGCAGATCGAGCGCCTGGTGGCTCGCGGCACGACCCCATGA
- the hisD gene encoding histidinol dehydrogenase, whose amino-acid sequence MEIIPGSQYQSHPKIRRILSRRQSMDPKVFRAVEAIVGRVRKDGDLALRQLTQNLDGVQLRAIRFPFSRIERQAARASAALRRAIAQARHHIEAFHRRQVERSWTISRGFGASVGQRLTPIAALGLYVPGGTAAYPSTVLMNAIPAQVAGVRRIAVVTPPGNLEHNPGLAAALVELNLEEVYAVGGAQAVAALAYGTPTIPRVDKIVGPGNRYVAAAKRMVYGTVDIDMIAGPSEVVVVADSTAQARWVAADLLAQAEHDVHASAICITRSNDLARRIQDEVEEQMAWLERSAICRRSIDALGAVIVARSQSQIEMIVNELAPEHLELHLRRPEPFSRRIRNAGAIFLGAYSPEAVGDYFAGPNHVLPTSGTARFSSPLGVYDFIKRTSIIRYSRKRFERDARAIIQLARAEQLTAHARSVEIRLRGKTIETKSLKRTD is encoded by the coding sequence ATCGAAATCATTCCCGGATCCCAATACCAAAGTCACCCCAAAATACGGAGAATTCTCTCCCGCCGACAGAGTATGGATCCGAAGGTTTTTCGAGCGGTCGAGGCCATCGTCGGAAGGGTCCGGAAAGACGGCGACTTGGCGCTGCGACAACTGACTCAGAATCTGGATGGGGTGCAACTTCGGGCGATCCGGTTTCCATTTTCAAGGATTGAGCGACAAGCCGCGCGGGCGTCAGCCGCTCTCCGCCGGGCGATCGCGCAGGCCCGCCACCATATCGAAGCGTTCCATCGACGGCAGGTTGAGAGATCCTGGACAATCTCCCGGGGCTTTGGCGCCTCTGTAGGCCAGCGGTTGACTCCGATCGCCGCCCTGGGACTTTATGTTCCCGGCGGCACTGCCGCTTATCCTTCGACCGTCCTCATGAATGCCATCCCGGCCCAGGTTGCCGGGGTCCGCCGGATCGCTGTCGTCACTCCTCCCGGCAATCTGGAGCACAATCCCGGGCTCGCCGCGGCCCTGGTGGAACTGAATCTGGAGGAGGTTTACGCTGTGGGGGGAGCCCAGGCGGTGGCCGCACTCGCCTATGGCACCCCGACTATTCCCCGTGTCGATAAGATTGTGGGGCCCGGCAACCGATACGTCGCGGCCGCGAAGCGCATGGTTTACGGAACTGTGGACATTGATATGATCGCCGGCCCCAGTGAGGTGGTGGTTGTGGCGGACTCGACCGCCCAAGCCCGGTGGGTCGCCGCCGATCTGCTCGCCCAGGCCGAACACGATGTTCATGCGTCCGCCATCTGTATTACCCGTTCTAACGATCTTGCTCGTCGAATACAAGACGAGGTTGAAGAGCAAATGGCTTGGCTTGAACGAAGCGCCATCTGCCGGCGTTCCATAGACGCGCTGGGCGCGGTCATTGTGGCTCGAAGCCAGTCTCAGATAGAGATGATTGTGAACGAGCTGGCACCGGAACATTTGGAACTGCACCTCCGACGGCCCGAGCCGTTCAGCCGAAGAATCCGGAATGCAGGAGCCATTTTCCTGGGCGCCTATTCCCCTGAGGCGGTAGGAGACTACTTCGCAGGGCCGAACCACGTCCTCCCCACGAGTGGGACGGCACGCTTCTCATCCCCGCTGGGCGTCTACGATTTCATCAAGCGAACCTCTATTATCCGATATTCAAGAAAGCGATTTGAACGAGATGCCCGTGCTATCATCCAGCTTGCGCGGGCGGAACAGCTGACCGCCCATGCCCGCAGCGTCGAGATCCGCTTGAGGGGAAAGACTATCGAGACTAAGTCCCTCAAACGAACCGATTGA
- the hisC gene encoding histidinol-phosphate transaminase: MNVFLNKIRPNVRELVPYSLEHVDARVKLDMNENPLDTPEVIKAAVIEQLQHREWTRYPELVPRRLLTKLSRFVGWPEDGLLVGNGSNEILKTILMAVAGPGSRVTVVQPSFSVYQQLIRITGAEYRPVLLTPELQFDIEAICQQARGSDLTIVCVPNNPTGTRLDPEAIREILSSTSGLVIVDEAYHEFSGMSCFDLLRKFSNLILLRTFSKAMAMAGLRIGYLLADPQITAEVAKAKLPYNLNFVSIAAAEAGLDHIELLQANVQRVIDLRATLTARLNRMAGVETFPSGANFILFRTPLPGSALFESLYAQSVLVRDVSKAPLLDRCLRVTVGNAEENEVFLAAVKRSLLEGVVPHVPMKEDNPGIL, encoded by the coding sequence ATGAATGTTTTTCTAAACAAGATCAGGCCGAATGTCCGGGAGCTTGTTCCCTATTCGCTTGAACACGTGGATGCGCGTGTGAAACTTGATATGAACGAGAACCCCCTGGATACTCCCGAGGTCATCAAGGCGGCAGTGATTGAACAATTGCAGCATCGGGAATGGACGCGGTATCCAGAGCTGGTTCCTCGTAGATTGCTCACCAAACTCTCGCGGTTTGTGGGGTGGCCGGAGGACGGCCTTCTCGTAGGCAACGGCTCGAACGAAATCCTGAAGACCATTTTGATGGCCGTCGCGGGTCCGGGTAGTCGGGTGACCGTGGTTCAGCCCTCGTTCTCCGTCTACCAGCAGCTCATCAGGATCACCGGGGCGGAGTACCGTCCCGTGCTTCTCACTCCAGAGCTGCAATTCGACATCGAAGCCATCTGCCAGCAAGCCCGGGGGTCGGACCTGACCATTGTTTGCGTCCCCAATAACCCCACGGGCACACGGCTCGACCCCGAGGCCATCCGCGAGATTCTCAGTTCCACTTCGGGGCTGGTCATAGTGGATGAGGCGTATCATGAGTTCAGCGGAATGAGTTGCTTTGACCTGCTTCGGAAATTCTCGAACTTAATCCTGCTTCGCACTTTCTCGAAAGCCATGGCGATGGCTGGACTTCGTATCGGCTACTTGCTCGCGGACCCTCAAATCACCGCCGAGGTCGCCAAGGCGAAACTCCCTTACAACCTCAATTTCGTGTCGATCGCAGCGGCCGAGGCGGGCCTGGATCATATCGAACTGCTCCAAGCCAACGTCCAGCGAGTCATTGACCTGCGTGCCACGCTCACGGCCCGGCTGAACCGGATGGCGGGAGTTGAGACATTTCCTTCCGGTGCAAATTTCATTCTTTTCCGAACACCTCTGCCCGGGTCGGCGTTGTTCGAATCCTTGTATGCCCAATCGGTCCTGGTTCGAGATGTGAGCAAAGCCCCCTTGCTCGATCGTTGCCTCCGCGTCACGGTGGGCAATGCGGAGGAGAATGAAGTCTTTCTCGCGGCGGTGAAGAGGTCTTTGCTCGAGGGAGTTGTCCCGCACGTCCCCATGAAGGAAGACAACCCCGGAATTCTTTGA
- the hisB gene encoding imidazoleglycerol-phosphate dehydratase HisB, whose translation MNKRQRVAIVNRKTKETDIHLRLNLDGTGKGRIKTGINFLDHMLTGFARHGLFDLNLRCKGDLHIDAHHSVEDIGIALGQAFALAAGDKSGLVRYGHAYVPMDETLVRGCVDFSGRPYTLFKVKIPRKNLGDLDTELVEHFFESLGTHARINLHLELLYGKNSHHICEACFKACARALCAATRLDPRVVGVPSTKGRL comes from the coding sequence ATGAATAAACGGCAGCGCGTCGCGATCGTCAATCGAAAGACCAAAGAGACGGATATCCATCTCCGCCTCAATTTGGACGGTACCGGCAAAGGAAGGATCAAGACCGGGATTAACTTTCTTGACCACATGCTCACGGGCTTCGCCCGGCATGGACTGTTTGACCTGAATCTACGGTGCAAAGGGGACCTTCACATCGACGCTCATCATTCCGTCGAAGACATTGGGATCGCCTTGGGACAGGCGTTCGCGCTGGCGGCAGGGGACAAGTCAGGCCTCGTTCGTTACGGCCATGCCTACGTCCCCATGGATGAAACCCTGGTGCGAGGCTGCGTTGATTTTTCGGGTCGTCCCTATACGCTTTTTAAGGTGAAGATCCCAAGAAAGAACCTTGGAGATCTGGACACAGAACTGGTGGAGCATTTTTTTGAATCCCTGGGGACACACGCCCGAATCAATCTGCATCTCGAACTTCTTTACGGGAAGAACTCGCATCATATCTGCGAAGCGTGTTTCAAGGCTTGTGCACGGGCCTTGTGCGCTGCCACCCGCCTCGACCCCCGCGTGGTGGGGGTCCCTTCCACCAAGGGAAGGCTCTAA
- the hisH gene encoding imidazole glycerol phosphate synthase subunit HisH encodes MITIIDCGMGNLRSVQKAFEHLGYPARISSSPEAIQNAVKLVLPGDGAFGDEMKRLKDLELVSPILEAVGRGVPFLGICVGQQVLFEASEEFGNHQGLGLFQGRIKRLPGGLPVPHMGWNQLHLKKNSVLLAGVAPECFVYFIHSYYIAECERTHVTATTDYGIEFPVVVERENVFSTQFHPERSQCPGLRLLKNFAGLSGV; translated from the coding sequence ATGATTACCATTATTGACTGTGGGATGGGGAACCTTCGCAGCGTTCAGAAAGCCTTTGAACATCTGGGCTATCCCGCACGAATTTCCTCCTCCCCCGAGGCCATTCAGAATGCAGTGAAGCTTGTCCTGCCAGGAGATGGGGCGTTTGGAGATGAAATGAAGCGATTGAAGGACCTCGAGCTCGTATCGCCCATTCTGGAGGCGGTGGGGCGAGGGGTCCCCTTCCTTGGCATTTGTGTTGGACAGCAAGTGTTATTCGAGGCAAGCGAGGAATTCGGAAATCATCAAGGGTTGGGGTTGTTCCAGGGAAGAATTAAACGACTGCCCGGCGGTCTGCCAGTTCCGCACATGGGGTGGAACCAGCTCCATCTGAAGAAGAATTCCGTCCTGTTGGCGGGTGTCGCGCCTGAATGCTTTGTTTATTTCATTCATTCATACTACATCGCAGAGTGCGAGCGGACCCATGTGACGGCAACGACCGATTACGGCATCGAATTCCCGGTGGTGGTCGAGCGTGAAAACGTGTTTTCCACACAATTTCATCCGGAGAGAAGCCAGTGCCCGGGTCTTCGTCTGCTCAAGAACTTTGCCGGCCTTTCAGGCGTGTGA
- the hisA gene encoding 1-(5-phosphoribosyl)-5-[(5-phosphoribosylamino)methylideneamino]imidazole-4-carboxamide isomerase produces the protein MILYPAIDVKDGKCVRLVQGRDDTAKEYSANPVQMALHWEREGAEWLHIVDLDAALSEGRKNEDTIEEILRVVRIPIQLGGGIRSLPLIEKAIALGASRVVIGTAAVENYEMFHRAMEQYGDYIAVGIDVKNGHVATHGWKLETDSEPAQFAKSLALHGVSVFIVTDIAQDGMLSGPNYALAERVAQATKGSVILSGGIGSIEDILRARTLGNRGVEGVIVGRALYEKKFTLKEALGVTSNP, from the coding sequence ATGATTCTATATCCTGCCATCGATGTTAAAGACGGAAAATGTGTTCGGCTGGTGCAGGGGCGGGACGACACAGCAAAAGAATACTCCGCCAATCCGGTTCAAATGGCGTTGCACTGGGAGCGGGAAGGGGCGGAGTGGCTGCACATCGTAGACCTGGATGCGGCGCTCTCCGAAGGTCGCAAGAATGAAGACACGATTGAGGAAATCCTCCGGGTGGTCCGGATCCCAATCCAGTTAGGGGGCGGGATTCGGTCCCTCCCGCTCATCGAAAAGGCGATCGCCCTGGGAGCGAGCCGGGTTGTCATCGGAACGGCCGCCGTCGAAAATTATGAGATGTTTCATCGGGCCATGGAGCAGTACGGAGATTACATTGCCGTCGGAATCGATGTGAAGAATGGCCACGTTGCCACACACGGCTGGAAGCTGGAAACGGACTCCGAACCGGCGCAATTCGCAAAGAGTCTGGCGCTCCACGGAGTCAGTGTTTTCATTGTGACGGATATAGCCCAGGACGGAATGCTGTCCGGTCCCAACTATGCTCTGGCCGAGCGCGTGGCGCAGGCCACGAAAGGGTCGGTGATTCTGTCCGGTGGAATTGGATCAATCGAGGATATACTTCGGGCCCGTACCCTTGGAAACCGGGGCGTGGAGGGGGTCATTGTCGGAAGGGCTCTGTACGAAAAGAAATTTACACTCAAGGAAGCCCTGGGGGTCACGTCAAACCCATGA
- a CDS encoding DUF4337 family protein, translated as MKITSNSQPVENMRSTGSSHTGPALLMILCVLGMLGTLLAGLHCLSLAESAQTQATGRWVVYWSDFHLEHFYKIQKEQLQLRLNELAIREDLDNLVLENYRLRIAEYAGQVETAHKKSVQEDDEAHGYEAQRDRNLRRSRWLMAGAAGFVLVLACLMLHVLAGGKGFMVAALLLVVISLAVCGNAFLQLWR; from the coding sequence ATGAAAATCACCAGCAACTCACAACCCGTCGAGAACATGCGCTCCACGGGTTCTAGCCATACTGGTCCTGCCCTCCTCATGATCCTGTGTGTCCTGGGGATGCTGGGCACGCTCCTGGCGGGACTCCACTGTCTCAGTCTAGCCGAAAGCGCGCAAACCCAGGCAACCGGCCGCTGGGTGGTCTATTGGTCAGACTTCCACCTGGAGCATTTCTATAAGATTCAGAAAGAACAGCTGCAGCTCCGGCTCAACGAGCTGGCGATTCGCGAAGACCTCGACAACCTCGTCCTCGAGAATTACCGGCTGAGAATAGCCGAGTACGCCGGCCAGGTCGAAACGGCTCACAAGAAAAGCGTCCAAGAGGACGACGAGGCCCACGGGTATGAGGCGCAGCGGGACCGGAATCTGAGGCGGTCGCGTTGGCTGATGGCGGGAGCTGCAGGATTTGTTCTTGTCCTCGCGTGTCTTATGCTCCATGTGCTTGCTGGAGGGAAGGGATTCATGGTCGCGGCCCTGCTCCTAGTGGTCATCTCGCTCGCCGTCTGCGGGAATGCCTTCCTTCAATTGTGGAGATAG
- the hisF gene encoding imidazole glycerol phosphate synthase subunit HisF: MLAKRIIPCLDVDDGRVVKGIRFVQLRDAGDPVECARRYDEEGADELVFLDITASSSQRKTAGDLAARVAEEVFIPFTIGGGIRTIEEVRNILKSGADKVSLNTAALQSPHLITEAAEKFGSQCVVVAIDARRQGPNGSVLGTDPARWKVFSHGGRQETPLDAVEWAQQVVELGAGEILLTSMDRDGTQDGYDLALTHTIAGAVRVPVIASGGAGSLDHLYEGLTTGGASAVLAASIFHFGTHSIREAKEFLKRKGVLVR; encoded by the coding sequence ATGCTCGCCAAGCGAATTATTCCCTGCCTTGATGTGGATGACGGCCGAGTCGTCAAAGGAATTCGTTTCGTCCAGTTGCGCGACGCCGGAGATCCGGTGGAATGCGCTCGCCGCTACGACGAGGAAGGGGCGGATGAGTTGGTCTTCCTGGACATCACGGCCTCCTCTTCCCAACGGAAAACCGCCGGGGATTTGGCGGCCCGTGTGGCTGAGGAGGTGTTTATCCCATTTACTATCGGCGGCGGGATCCGAACCATCGAGGAAGTTCGGAACATTCTGAAATCGGGAGCGGACAAGGTTTCCTTGAATACCGCGGCCCTTCAAAGCCCGCACCTGATTACCGAGGCCGCGGAGAAGTTTGGAAGCCAGTGCGTGGTGGTAGCGATCGATGCTCGCCGCCAGGGCCCGAATGGGAGTGTGTTGGGAACAGACCCGGCACGATGGAAAGTCTTCAGCCACGGGGGGCGGCAAGAGACTCCACTTGATGCCGTGGAATGGGCGCAGCAGGTGGTGGAGCTCGGCGCGGGAGAGATCCTGCTCACTTCGATGGACCGGGATGGCACCCAAGATGGTTATGACCTCGCATTGACGCACACCATCGCTGGAGCGGTGCGTGTTCCCGTTATCGCGTCGGGAGGGGCCGGCTCACTTGACCATCTTTACGAGGGCCTGACGACAGGTGGGGCGAGTGCCGTTCTGGCTGCCTCCATCTTCCATTTTGGTACCCATTCAATCCGGGAGGCGAAGGAATTCCTGAAGCGGAAAGGTGTCCTGGTACGGTAA